A single window of Rhizobium indicum DNA harbors:
- a CDS encoding ArsR/SmtB family transcription factor has protein sequence MMDGQADLDRMFHALSDRSRRGMIDRLGRGPASVTELAAPLAVALPTVMKHLQVLEESGLVLSQKSGRVRTYRLQQDALAAVERWVEQRKIRWTTTFDRLDHFLANETETLPE, from the coding sequence ATGATGGACGGCCAGGCGGATCTCGACCGCATGTTCCATGCACTTTCCGATCGCAGCCGCCGCGGCATGATCGATCGCCTCGGCCGGGGCCCGGCTTCCGTCACCGAGCTGGCCGCGCCGCTCGCGGTTGCCTTGCCGACGGTGATGAAACATCTGCAGGTGCTGGAGGAGAGCGGCCTCGTGCTCTCCCAAAAATCCGGCCGGGTGCGAACCTACCGCCTGCAGCAGGATGCGCTTGCCGCCGTCGAGCGCTGGGTGGAGCAGCGGAAGATCCGCTGGACGACTACCTTCGACAGGCTGGATCACTTTCTCGCCAATGAAACGGAGACCCTTCCCGAATGA